In Aerococcaceae bacterium zg-252, the genomic window ATAACATTGCCCCACTTGTGTAATGTTCTTTATGAATGTATATTATAATACATGAATGCAAAAAAGTTAAATGAAATATTAAAAAAATATAATTTTACTTAATCATTTTTCATTTTTATTTCTGGTTGAGTGTGTTGAACTTGGAAAAGTTTGATATAATGGAACGGCAGTTAAGATTGCGAGCAAAGGATGTGATTCGATAAATGGAGTTTCAAAAAGTAATCCAAATGATTCGTCAAAATCAAATTGCCTCGAACTATTTATTGCAAGGAAATGAAAGTTATTTGCAAAAACTCTTTTTAGATACATTGGTTCAAGTGGTCGGAGAAGAGGAGATAGATCGTGTACATTTTGATTTAGATGAAGTCAGTATAACGCAAGTACTCGATGAGGCAGATACTTATGCCTTTTTTACGCAATACCGTTTAATTATTATTGATAATGTGACCTTTTTAAATGCACAAACGACACAAAAAATTTCAGATGAAGAAACGAATCGTTTATTAGAATATCTTACGAATCCGAATCCGTCTTCGATTGTCATTTGGCGTGTGGAAAGTGAGCAATTAGATAAGCGAAAAAAAGTATCGAAAGCCTTTCTAAAAGATGTAACAGTTGTAGATGCCACTGCAATGAAACAAGACGAAGTTGAACGCTTTGTCACGCAACATGTAAAAGGACTATCTTTATCGATGACTGATGATGCGAGAAAAGAGTTATTACAACGTGTTCAATATCGCCTGAGTGATGCGATGAATGAATTAAATAAATTAGAACAATACGCACTATCGGGTAAGGCGATTAACAAAGATGTCGTGCGACAACTTGTGCCACGCTCACTCGAGTCCAATGTGTTTGAATTATCGAATGCGATTATGGCGAAACAATTAGCAAATGCAACCCAAATTTATGAAGATTTATTATTAATGCGTAATGAGCCGATTGCTTTACATGCACTAATGATTAGTCAATTCCGTTTACTTATTCAAGTGAAATTATTGGCAGCAGCTGGACGTCTAGAACATGAAATTGCGACACAATTAGGTGTCCATGCTTATCGTGTCAAATTAGCACTGCAATTAGCTCGTCACTATCCATTGGCACAATTAACAGCATTTTACGAGCAGTTGATTAAAACGGATTTTCAAATGAAAACGAGTTTTGGAGATAAAGAAATTCATTTTTATTTATTGGTCACGCAATTTATGACGATTTAAATAATGATATTTTATTGAAATCTCTTGTAAAAAATAATAAAATGATTAAAATTACATTATAAAGGAATGGAGTGGAAATGAATGAGTAAAATAAGGATTGGTATTATTGGTTATGGAAACTTAGGTCGTGGAGTAGAATATGCGATTGCACAACAACAGGATATGGAATTGGTCGCTATTTTTACCAGGCGAGGACCGAGTAGTGTAACGCCTGTTAATCCGAGCGTATCGGTGTATCACGTTGATGAGGTAGCACAATTTGTCGATAAAATTGATGTGATGATTTTATGTGGTGGGTCAGCGACAGATTTACCTGAACAAACTCCTGCTTTTACTAAATTATTTAATACAGTAGATAGTTTCGATACTCATGCGAAAGTGCCAGAACATTTTGCAGCAGTGAATGAAGTGGCTCAAGCCAATAATAAAGTAAGTGTGATTTCTGTCGGCTG contains:
- the holA gene encoding DNA polymerase III subunit delta, with the translated sequence MEFQKVIQMIRQNQIASNYLLQGNESYLQKLFLDTLVQVVGEEEIDRVHFDLDEVSITQVLDEADTYAFFTQYRLIIIDNVTFLNAQTTQKISDEETNRLLEYLTNPNPSSIVIWRVESEQLDKRKKVSKAFLKDVTVVDATAMKQDEVERFVTQHVKGLSLSMTDDARKELLQRVQYRLSDAMNELNKLEQYALSGKAINKDVVRQLVPRSLESNVFELSNAIMAKQLANATQIYEDLLLMRNEPIALHALMISQFRLLIQVKLLAAAGRLEHEIATQLGVHAYRVKLALQLARHYPLAQLTAFYEQLIKTDFQMKTSFGDKEIHFYLLVTQFMTI